The sequence below is a genomic window from Fibrobacter succinogenes.
CAAGAAAAGCGCTTGCAGATCAGTTAAAGTAAAAATACAAATAAATTCCTTCGTCTAAAAAACACTGGTTACAGTCGAAAACATTTTCACCAAAAAGCCCCTTTGACGTTAGGGGTCTCGTTTCTAGATTTTCACACATGAAAAAGATCGACGTCAAGGACCGTTCGCTCATTAGCCTTTCATGGCCGCTAATCCTCACATTCGCCGTGAGCATGATCCAGCCCATGATGGACAGCTGGTTTTTGTCGCGCACTTCCGAAACCGCAGCCGCGGGCGTTGGCGCCATGCTTCCCATTCTCGGGGCTCTTTTCACCGCGCTCCACGCATTCTCACAATCGGGCGCCAGCATTGTTTCGCAGTACATTGGCGCAAAACAGAACAGCCACGCGAGCAGCACACAGACGATGGTCCTTTTCGGGAGCATTCTTCTCGGCATCGCGCTCACGCTCGTCATTTATCCACTTTCCGGAAACATTCCGCAATGGATGGGACTCACAGAAGCACCTGCTGAATTCGCTACGCAATTTTTAAGCGTTGTTTCATTCGGATTCGCTTTCCGCGCCTTGCAAACCATTTTGACCGCCCTCATCGCAACACACGGCCTTACCATTTGGAACCTTATCGGGAACACGCTCACAATTGCCACAAACGCCGCTTTGAACGTCGTATTCCTCGAAGGACTTTTTGGACTCCCTAAAATGGGCGTTCACGGCGTGGCCCTCGCGACCGCACTTTCTTGGCTTATTTCTTCGTGCATCCTTTGGCTTGTACTCAAGTTCAAAGTGCACCACCACAGCAAAATTCGCGACTGGAAACGTACCCGCGTTCTTTTGCCCGACTGGATCCGCATCGGCCTCCCCGCCGCAGCAGAGCCCATCAGTTTCCAGCTTTTCCAAGTGTTCATCACCGCGATGGTCGTCTACATCGGCACAACCGCAATGACCGCCCGCGTGTTCGCAGGAAACTTTGCCGCACTTTCCGTCATTCTCGGAGTCGGCCTTGGCAGCGGAAACCAGATTCTCGTGGCGCACCTCGTCGGTGCACATGACTACGTCAAAGCAAACCGTCGTGTTCACCAAACACTCGCCGTGGGCATCATCAGCGGATTCTTGCTATCCGTCGCTGTCGCGCTCCTCGGCGAACACTTGCTCAGGCTCTACACCGACAATCCAGAAGTTCTCCGCCTCGGGAAAATTTGCCTTTGGTGCGATGTCGCTGTGCAGCCGTTCAAAGCTGTAAACTTTATTGTCACCACATCGCTCCGTGCTGCAGGCGATTCCAAATTCCCAGCGCTCGTAGGTAGCGGCATGATGTGGACGCTTGGGCTTGCAACATCGCTTATCCTCGCATTCGTTGTCGGGCTCGGACTCCCCGGCCTTTGGCTTGGCATGGCCGCCGACGAATTCTACCGTTCGTTCGCCAACATTTGGCGCTGGCGTAGCGGCCGCTGGAAAAGCAAGGCTGTGGTATAAATAGAACTTAGTTGGCGGAACTTAGAACTTAGATTTAAAGTGATTATGCAAAAGTCCGGCGGGAAAGCCGGACTTTTTAACTAAAGAACTTCATCAATTTACGATTAACCGAGAGCGGCCTTGATGGCGAGAACATCAGCTTCGGAAAGCTCAGTGAAATCAGTAATTTCTTCAATAGGCTTGTTTTTCAACAGCATTTTCTTTGCTATTTCGCGAGCTTTTTGATTGGCACCTTTTGCGAGACCCTTTGCGAGACCCTTTGCGAGACCCTTTGCGAGACCTTGTGCGAGACCTTGTGCGAGACCTTCTTTGAGACCTTTTTCCATACCTTGTTGCAAGCCACTATCAATAGCCGCTTTATGGATTGCGTATTCATCCCACTTGGCTTTCTGTGCTTCGTCGATCATCTTCTGTTCCTCTTTCGATAATTTAGCCAATTTCGCTGTCGAAAACAAGAGCTCGAAAACCGTATTCACATACTGCTTGGGCATCTGCGTCATGTTTTTAATGTTCTTGAGAGCGTAAAGCGCCTTGTCAAGCGTTGTTTCAAGCTCATCCAAAGGCTTGTTGAACTTAGGAAGTTCTACAAATGCAAAATTGAGCGTTTCACTGATACTAGCTCCGTTCATTTCTCGAAGCTTTGCACGGCGGATGTAGCGGTCATCTGCAAACACGTTAAACTCCATGAATACCACCGTAACGACAGGATTCAATTCGTAATTGTACTTTTTACCGCGTTGTCCCTGAGCAACAATCGTCTGCGAGGCGTAATAAATCGAACGATTGACTATGTTTTTCTGAAAAAGAATCTGCACTTCGATGATGAACCTACGCTGAGCAGAATCAATACAGTGCAAGTCAAAGACAGAAGTTCGATTTTCGTTCGATCCGACGCTGTATTCCTTGTTACGGGACTGCACATCGACAATCGGTGATGCAATTTCGCCTTCAAGTACGGCGTTCAAAAGCGCAATCAGGCAAACCTTATTTTGCGTGTCGGGATTAAAAGCCTTCTTAAATGTTCTGTCGAGAAGAAGATCCGCGAAAACTCCAGCTCCTTTGTATTCTTCGAAAGTCTTTGCCTCGCCAATCATTTCACCATAGCCATTTTTTGTTTCGACCACAATATTATTTTCCATATTTTTCCAGTGTTAAAACACCCGATAATGTCGGGTTCATAGACAGAAAACCGCTCTCCGTCCATTACATTAACACGCTTTTTTAGGGCAATTTGTCCTGAAAAATTTTCACTAGACCGAAATTTTTACAATTAACAACACTATATGCAAAAGTCCGGCGGGAACGCTAGAATGACGCAGGAGCCGAGCGATGCAGAAACATGGTTGACGCTTACAGCGTCAGTTCTGCGCCTAACAAATAGAAAACACAAGTGTTTTCTGCTTGATTAGCCTTGTAAACTTTTGCATGTTTCTATTTCCGAGGCGAACAAGTCATGCACGCAGTGCAATGACGTGCAAGGAAGGCGGATGTAATCCGCCTTAATATTTTATAAGGGAAATTATTCGAGTTTTACACAACGAACAGAGAAACCATTAACTTTCAATTCTCTATGTTGTTTTTGAGGTGCGGAATCATAAATACTTATAAGACCATGATGTGCACGAATTGCAGAATCTTGTTCATATTCCTCGGGGCGAAACCAAGCTGTTTTTTCATTCAAATATTCAAATTTTCCATCAGGTTTTCGAAATCCTGCACCAACAAGGGAAAAACCTGTAGTATTGTAGCCACTAAAGCGGTATCCAGAACGAAGTCCTGCAACACCACGTTCTTCATTACCATCTGCATTTTCTATAATTTTATAATCATCCCAAGTCATCAAACGCCAACCTTCCGGGCAAATTCCTCGATGATTCTCTTGTATTAAATCGGCACAACTTTCAGTATTGCAACGACTCGGCAGTTGCATCATCTCCGCCCACTGGTAAAGTCCGCCAAATTCATCACATTTTGTAGTATCATTATTATAGCAATAGCGTTCTATTTCGCCATCATCATTCTGATCATTTTCGCCAAGAACCATCTTACCAATATTCAAATTTTCTGCCATGACGGTAACAGTATCCTCAGTCCAAATGGCTTTACCATTAGCACCCATTTCTTTAAAGACACGCCCTGGAATAGTGATGTAATAATAGCTTCGCCCATTACGAGGATCAACAAAAGTCTTATAACGATTTTCACCGATTTCCCAATCTGCAGCATGCGTCTTGGAATGGTCAAACGGAACATATTCGCTGCTGGAGGATTCCACTTTTTTACTTGAGCTCGATACAGGAGCAACAGAAGACGACGAAACAATCTTTGCAGACGATGAGGAAGTAATCTTTTGACTAGAACTTGATGGATCCCCTTCGCTACGCTTCGAGGATGACGACTTCACGTCATTGCGAAAAGTCGAAGACGACGAGGCAATCTTTTGGCTAGAACTGCTACTTGAAGCGGGAATGACAGAAGACGATGAGGCTTTATTCGAAGAAGACGACACATCATCGTCATTCGCGGAAATACCGCTGTCGCCGCCACAAGCGACAAAGGCTATAGCCAGGAAAATAGCAAGCAAAGATTGCTTCGCTACGCTCGCAATGACGTCATTCATTCCAAACTTTCTCATTCGCACTCCTTTTGTATGGATAAAATAGAAAAATATATTGAATAAATTTTTGTAATAGAGAAAAGCTATAGACTAGGAAACCACAAAGGCGATTCCAGCATAAAGCCAGAATGACAACGCAAAGACAAGACTTCACTGGATCCCCTCCGCGTTGCTCCGAGGATGACAAGATCGAGAATGACTGAATCCATGGATGACGCGTCCGCGCCACATTCTACCGCCTACTGTCTACTTATACTCTCGCTTCGCTCAAGTATCAAATGCTAGCCTCGGTCATGCCCATGCAAGCATGGTCGCGACACTCGACTTACGCATTTGTCCTACTGCCAACAGCCTTCTGCCAGCATATCCCAAATCACTAACCACTAGTCACCAACCACTATTTACTACATTTGGCGCATGCCTTTCTACTCCGACGAAATCATCCAAGAACTCAAGAACCAGGCGGATATCGCGCTGGTCATTCAGCAGTTCTTGCCGCTCAAAAAAAGCGGTGTTAATCGATACGTCGGCGTTTGCCCTTTTCACGATGACCACTCGCCTTCCATGACCGTAAATTCTACACTCGGCATTTACAAGTGTTTTGCGTGCGGTGCTGGTGGTGATGTTTTCAAGTTCATCCAGGAACATGAAAAATTGGACTTCAAGGGCGCTGTAGAATGGGTCGCCAACTTCGTCGGTTTTGCACTCCCGAACATCGGCAACAATGTCAATACCGAAGTTCTTGAAGAACGCACGATGGTCCGCAAGCTTAACGAGCTTGCCTGCGCCTGGTTCGAAGAGCAGCTCACATTAAGCCCCAAGGCTTTGGAGTATTTGAACAAGCGACACGTTTCGCCCGAAACTCGCAAGCAATTCCACATCGGCTACGCCCCGACGGGGCGCGAAGGATTTATCGGTTATGCCGCACGCAACGGTTTTTCGCCTCGCGACTGCGTCAAGGCCGGACTTGCCGTCGAAAAAGAGAACGGCGGTATCGCAGACAAGTTCCGCGATCGCTTGATGATAGCCATCCAAAACCTCTCGGGAGTCGTTGTCGCGTTTGGCGGTCGAGACTTGAGCGACCCCGCATCGCACAACGGAATAAAGCTTGCCAAGTACATGAACAGCCCGGAAACGGCGCTTTACAGCAAGCGAGACATTCTCTTCGGGTTGAATCACAGCCGAAACGCCATCATGAAGGAAAATGCGGTCATTATCGTCGAAGGATATTTTGACCTCATCAGCCTTTACCAAAGCGGCGTGCAAAATGTCGTAGCCGCCTCGGGTACGGCGTTGACCGAGAATCACGCAAGCATCCTCGCCCGCTATGCGAAAACGGCTTACCTTGTTTTTGACGGAGACGCCGCCGGGCAAAACGCCACGCGCCGCAGTCTCGAAATTGTGCTGCCCAAAGGCCTTTCGCCAAAAGTTTTTGCGCTTTCGCGACCGGACGGCACCAAGATTGACCCGGACAACTTCGTAAACGAACAAGGCCCGGACGCCTTCAGAAGAGCGCTCCGCACCGCCGAAGACTGGCTCAGCTATCTTGGGCGCACCATGCCGAACAACAGTCCCGAAGACCGAGCCGCATTCATCACGCAGGCGAAAACGCTCATCAAGAGTATCGAGAATCCGGAACTCCGCAATCAATATTTGAAACTTGTTTCGGAGCGTTACAGCACAACGCGCTCGCTCGCGGGCATCAAGGTGGCACACCCAAAACGCGAAAAAGCGCCCACTGCCGAACAGCCCGCAGCACCACAAGTAAACGTTCCGTGGGAACTCTTGTCACCGATTGAAGTGCGCTTTGCAAATTTGCTTTATCGCAACCCCACCCTTCTCGACCGCGCCGCAGAATATTTCGACATGGACTTTGCCGCCAGCGGAATCCAAATTTTCGATTCTCCGCTGATTGATGAATTTATCCAGTCCATTCTCGCGCAGTACGCTGAAACGGGCGCGTTCTCGCCAAGAGTCTTGTACGAATCGCTTTCGCCGCAGTTGCAGCTTTTCTTGGAACAGCTCCCCGACGAAACATGGAAAACGCCGAACGAGATTCTGGAATTTTACGACACGCTTGCCGTGCTCACCCTTAATCTGTGTGACCGCTACAAAAAACTCATTCCGCTGGATTCCGAAGCGGGCATGCGTCTCCGTATGCAGTTGAACAAGTTCACGCAGGGCATCCAAACGATTTCCAAGAAGCGCAAGCTTTCCGCCATTACGCCGGACGTTTTCGCCGAGCAGATTATCCAGAGCAAAACACCGCTCATCGAGCTTTACACTGAAATTAACGAGCTTGCGATGAACGGAGGGAACACCGCGCAGTTCAACAATGCACAGTTCTCGCCGCAGGCTCCCACGCAATTTGCAGCACCAACCCCGGCACAACCAAGTTCGCCGCAGTACGCAGCCCCTCAAGCCGCGACCGCACCGACTGCCGTGCAATTTGCAGCACCCGCCGTGCAGCCCACACAGTTCGCACAACCCGAAATGCCCCCGGAGATGGAAGCCCCGCCTCCATTCGATGGCGACGAGCAATTTGCATCCAGCGAACCGCCCGAAGAAGCTCCGTACGATCCGAACGAAGAACCCTATGTCCCTGATGACGAACCCTACGTCCCCGACGACGACTTCGGAGCCATGGACGATTTCGGCTAAGCCCACAAGATTTTAAAATTAAAGAGGAAATATGTTATCCATTAAGAACCTTAAAGCAAGTATTGAAGACGGCACCCAAATCCTGAAAGGGATCAATCTTGAGGTCAAGCCGGGAGAAGTCCACGCCATCATGGGCCCGAACGGCTCCGGCAAAAGTACGCTCTCCAAAGTGATTGCAGGCCACCCCGCCTACCATGTCGATGGCGGTTCCATAGAACTCGACGGCAAGAACTTGCTCGAAATGGAAATCAACGAACGCGCCAATTCTGGCCTCTTTATCAGCACGCAGTACCCGACCGAAATTCCGGGCGTGAACAACGTGGAATTCTTGAAGATGGCGCTCAACAGCAAGCGCGCCTTCCTCGGCCAGCCCGAAATGAGCGACGAAGACTTCAAGAAGCTCTGCGAAGAAAAGATGAACTTGCTCGAAATGGACGAACGCTATCGTGAACGCGGCGTGAACGACGGCATGAGCGGTGGCGAAAAGAAGCGCAACGAAATCCTCCAGATGGCTATTCTCGACCCGAAGGTGAGCTTCCTCGACGAAACAGACTCCGGTCTCGACATTGACGCCCTCCGCATCGTGGCAAACGGCATCAATCACATCATGTCGCCCGAAAAGGCTGTGATTCTTGTGACGCATTACCAGCGCTTGCTGGACTACATCAAGCCCACTTACGTTCACGTGCTCCGTCACGGCAAAATCATCTTGAGCGGCGGCCCGGAACTCGCCCTCAAGCTCGAAGATCAAGGCTACGACTGGATTGAAGAAGCCAAGTAAAGTCGAGGACGCATAATGAACGCTGAATTTATACAGAACTTGCCCACCGCGGAACAGGCGATAGCACGCCTCCGCGAACTCGGCATGCCCAAGCGCAATAACGAACTTTGGTCGTTCTTCCCGGTCGCCAAAATCCCGACTCCGGAATTTATGGGCACGAATTTTGCGGCATCCCCCGCAGCATCCCCAGCATCCCCGGCTGAAAATGCCGCGACCGCCACGGCCTCCCAAGAAACCGACTTCGCCGCCCTCCTCCCGATTGCAAACCAAGCCCGCCCCATGATTCGCGAAATCGTGCCCGGCGCAGCCGAAATGGCAATGCTCAAGTGCAACAACGACTTTGGGCACACCGTCCTTGACATCGGCAAAGGCGCCAAGGTGAGCCTCGAAATTCTCGACAACAAGGTCACGCACGACATCGCTGCCGAGCGTTTTGACATCAACGTCGGAGAAAATGCTGACGTCGAAATTTTCTTTGCAAACCCGGCTTGCGATTTGCCGCTCCGCTTTAGGCACTTCAACATCAACCAGGCCGCAGGCGCCAACGTCCGCTTTTCGAGCATCTGCAAGGATACCGCAATTGGCCGCGTAAGCGTCGAATGCCACCTCAAAGGCGAAGGCGCTAACTTTGACTACCGCAGCCTCCATGTTCTTGATGGCGAAGCCTCGCAGCACAGCCGCCTCACAATTTACCACGAAGCCCCGCGCACTACAAGCACCCAGCTTGCCCGCAACCTGCTTTCTGGTTCTGCACGCGTAAGCTACGACGGAAGCGTCATCGTCGGTTACGACTGCACAGGCGTCAATTCGAGCCAGCTCGTGAACACGATCCTCTTGAGCGAAGATGCTAGCGTCTCCGTGAAGCCCGTCCTCAAGATTTATCATGACGATGTAGAATGCACCCACGGCAACACAGTCGGCGAACTCGATGCAGAACAGATGTTCTACCTCGTGAGCCGCGGCATCCCGAAAAAGGCCGCCCAGGAAATGCTCATGCGCTCGTTTGCACAAGAAACATTCCTACCGCTCCCGGACAGCCCCGCGAAAAAGCGGTTGATGAGCAGTCTTTAGACGACAAATGCGTAAGGCGAATGAAGCAGGATTGCTTGCAAGCCTATTTTTGAGCCTAGCATTTGGTACTTGTACAAAGAACGCTCGCAAACTCGCTACAGACGAGAGACGAAAGGGCCTGTAAGATACAGGCACAACTAAACAATAAAAAAGGCGGCTTCGGTCGCCATTTTCTTTTTTAATATTTCCCCATCTAAAAACGTAAATTATTTGTAGTAAAATGATATGTTTTAGACAAAATTCTATATTAGAGCAAAACTTTAAAACAGGAGCCCATATGCATCCTACTAAAATAGGTATAGCTCTCGTCTTTTCCTTGAGCTTTATCCTTACTTCATGCTGGCCAACCGATTCCGGTTCGAACAATTGTAGTTTTGCCGAAACAGACAACGAATGGGTTTATACAACGTCCAGTCATTACGAAGACGGTACCTCTGAATCCGATGTCAAAGTCACTGTAACGGATACTGGAGCCATAGCTCATTATAAATCAAAGAGAAGCGGCAGTATGAGTTTTGAAATGAGATGCTA
It includes:
- a CDS encoding MATE family efflux transporter → MKKIDVKDRSLISLSWPLILTFAVSMIQPMMDSWFLSRTSETAAAGVGAMLPILGALFTALHAFSQSGASIVSQYIGAKQNSHASSTQTMVLFGSILLGIALTLVIYPLSGNIPQWMGLTEAPAEFATQFLSVVSFGFAFRALQTILTALIATHGLTIWNLIGNTLTIATNAALNVVFLEGLFGLPKMGVHGVALATALSWLISSCILWLVLKFKVHHHSKIRDWKRTRVLLPDWIRIGLPAAAEPISFQLFQVFITAMVVYIGTTAMTARVFAGNFAALSVILGVGLGSGNQILVAHLVGAHDYVKANRRVHQTLAVGIISGFLLSVAVALLGEHLLRLYTDNPEVLRLGKICLWCDVAVQPFKAVNFIVTTSLRAAGDSKFPALVGSGMMWTLGLATSLILAFVVGLGLPGLWLGMAADEFYRSFANIWRWRSGRWKSKAVV
- a CDS encoding Rpn family recombination-promoting nuclease/putative transposase encodes the protein MENNIVVETKNGYGEMIGEAKTFEEYKGAGVFADLLLDRTFKKAFNPDTQNKVCLIALLNAVLEGEIASPIVDVQSRNKEYSVGSNENRTSVFDLHCIDSAQRRFIIEVQILFQKNIVNRSIYYASQTIVAQGQRGKKYNYELNPVVTVVFMEFNVFADDRYIRRAKLREMNGASISETLNFAFVELPKFNKPLDELETTLDKALYALKNIKNMTQMPKQYVNTVFELLFSTAKLAKLSKEEQKMIDEAQKAKWDEYAIHKAAIDSGLQQGMEKGLKEGLAQGLAQGLAKGLAKGLAKGLAKGANQKAREIAKKMLLKNKPIEEITDFTELSEADVLAIKAALG
- a CDS encoding fibrobacter succinogenes major paralogous domain-containing protein, encoding MRKFGMNDVIASVAKQSLLAIFLAIAFVACGGDSGISANDDDVSSSSNKASSSSVIPASSSSSSQKIASSSSTFRNDVKSSSSKRSEGDPSSSSQKITSSSSAKIVSSSSVAPVSSSSKKVESSSSEYVPFDHSKTHAADWEIGENRYKTFVDPRNGRSYYYITIPGRVFKEMGANGKAIWTEDTVTVMAENLNIGKMVLGENDQNDDGEIERYCYNNDTTKCDEFGGLYQWAEMMQLPSRCNTESCADLIQENHRGICPEGWRLMTWDDYKIIENADGNEERGVAGLRSGYRFSGYNTTGFSLVGAGFRKPDGKFEYLNEKTAWFRPEEYEQDSAIRAHHGLISIYDSAPQKQHRELKVNGFSVRCVKLE
- the dnaG gene encoding DNA primase, with product MPFYSDEIIQELKNQADIALVIQQFLPLKKSGVNRYVGVCPFHDDHSPSMTVNSTLGIYKCFACGAGGDVFKFIQEHEKLDFKGAVEWVANFVGFALPNIGNNVNTEVLEERTMVRKLNELACAWFEEQLTLSPKALEYLNKRHVSPETRKQFHIGYAPTGREGFIGYAARNGFSPRDCVKAGLAVEKENGGIADKFRDRLMIAIQNLSGVVVAFGGRDLSDPASHNGIKLAKYMNSPETALYSKRDILFGLNHSRNAIMKENAVIIVEGYFDLISLYQSGVQNVVAASGTALTENHASILARYAKTAYLVFDGDAAGQNATRRSLEIVLPKGLSPKVFALSRPDGTKIDPDNFVNEQGPDAFRRALRTAEDWLSYLGRTMPNNSPEDRAAFITQAKTLIKSIENPELRNQYLKLVSERYSTTRSLAGIKVAHPKREKAPTAEQPAAPQVNVPWELLSPIEVRFANLLYRNPTLLDRAAEYFDMDFAASGIQIFDSPLIDEFIQSILAQYAETGAFSPRVLYESLSPQLQLFLEQLPDETWKTPNEILEFYDTLAVLTLNLCDRYKKLIPLDSEAGMRLRMQLNKFTQGIQTISKKRKLSAITPDVFAEQIIQSKTPLIELYTEINELAMNGGNTAQFNNAQFSPQAPTQFAAPTPAQPSSPQYAAPQAATAPTAVQFAAPAVQPTQFAQPEMPPEMEAPPPFDGDEQFASSEPPEEAPYDPNEEPYVPDDEPYVPDDDFGAMDDFG
- the sufC gene encoding Fe-S cluster assembly ATPase SufC, whose translation is MLSIKNLKASIEDGTQILKGINLEVKPGEVHAIMGPNGSGKSTLSKVIAGHPAYHVDGGSIELDGKNLLEMEINERANSGLFISTQYPTEIPGVNNVEFLKMALNSKRAFLGQPEMSDEDFKKLCEEKMNLLEMDERYRERGVNDGMSGGEKKRNEILQMAILDPKVSFLDETDSGLDIDALRIVANGINHIMSPEKAVILVTHYQRLLDYIKPTYVHVLRHGKIILSGGPELALKLEDQGYDWIEEAK
- a CDS encoding SufD family Fe-S cluster assembly protein, with protein sequence MNAEFIQNLPTAEQAIARLRELGMPKRNNELWSFFPVAKIPTPEFMGTNFAASPAASPASPAENAATATASQETDFAALLPIANQARPMIREIVPGAAEMAMLKCNNDFGHTVLDIGKGAKVSLEILDNKVTHDIAAERFDINVGENADVEIFFANPACDLPLRFRHFNINQAAGANVRFSSICKDTAIGRVSVECHLKGEGANFDYRSLHVLDGEASQHSRLTIYHEAPRTTSTQLARNLLSGSARVSYDGSVIVGYDCTGVNSSQLVNTILLSEDASVSVKPVLKIYHDDVECTHGNTVGELDAEQMFYLVSRGIPKKAAQEMLMRSFAQETFLPLPDSPAKKRLMSSL